The genome window cttaaatggatgtaagtcaccaaaaaatggctaagtgataagattctgccaagacggatgtaaatcactgacgaaacctaagtgacaagattccttaaatggatgtaagtcaccaaaaaatggttaagtgataagattccgccaagacggatgtaaatcactgacgaaacCTAaatgacaagattccttaaatggatgtaagtcaccaaaaaatggctaagtgataagattctgcCAAGAcagatgtaaatcactgacgaagcttaagtaacaagattccttaaatggatgtaagtcaccaaaaaatggctaaatgaTAAGATTCCGTCAAGACatatgtaaatcactgacgaagccttAAATGGAtataagtcaccaaaaaatagCTAAGTggtaagattccgccaagacggatgtaaatcactgacgaagcctaagtgacaagattccttaaatggatgtaagtcaccaaaaaatagctaagtgataagattccgccaagacggatgtaaatcactgacgaagcctaagtgacaagattccttaaatggatgtaagtcaccaaaaaatggttaagtgataagattccgccaagacggatgtaaatcattgacgaagcctaagtgacaagattccttaaatggatgtaagtcaccaaaaaatggctaagtgataagattctgccaagacggatgtaaatcactgacgaagcctaagtgacaagattccttaaatggatgtaagtcaccaaaaaatggctaagtgataagattccgccaagacagATGTAAATCATTGAtgaagcctaagtgacaagattccttaaatggatgtaagtcaccaaaaaatggctaagtgataagattctgcCAAAAcagatgtaaatcactgacgaaacctaagtaacaagattctttaaatggatgtaagtcactaaaaaatggctaaatgataagattccgccaagacggatgtaaatcactgacgaaacCTTAAATGGAtataagtcaccaaaaaatggctaagtggtaagattccgccaagacggatgtaaatcactgacgaagcctaagtgacaagattccttaaatggatataagtcaccaaaaaatggctaagtgataagattccgccaagacggatgtaaatcactgacgaagtcTAAGTggcaagattccttaaatggatgtaagtcaccaaaaaatggctaagtgataagattccgccaagacggatgtaaatcactgacgaagcctatgtgacaagattccttaaatggatgtaagtcaccaaaaaatggctaagtgataagattccgccaaaacggatgtaaatcactgacgaagcctaagTGTCAAGATTctttaaatggatgtaagtcaccaaaaaatggctaaatgataagattccgccaagacggatgtaaattaCTGATGAagccttaaatggatgtaagtcaccaaaaaatggttAAGTggtaagattccgccaagacggatgtaaatcactgacgaagcctaagtgacaagattccttaaatagATGTAAGTccccaaaaaatggctaagtgataagattctggcaagacggatgtaaattaCTGACAAAGcttaagtgacaagattccttaaattgatgtaagtcaccaaaaaatggctaaatgaTAAGATTCCGttaagacggatgtaaatcattGACGAAGCCTTAAATGGAtataagtcaccaaaaaatggctaagtgataagattccgccaagacggatgtaaatcactgacaaagcctaagtgacaagattccttaaatagatgaaagtcacaaaaaaaaaaaaggacaagatTCTGCTAGACCGATGCAAATCACTAACGAAGTCTAAATGGAGAAATTTCGTAACTGGATGTAAGTCACCTAAAAGTGGCTAAGTGACTAAAATTCCCTTAGACGAGTGTAAGCAGACAAGGATTCTCACACAAACGTGACAACCAGAAAATGACTGAAAGAAGAAGCATCgaagtgataaaaaatggtCGTCCAAAGAAATTAGCTTGCTCTTCAGTAGTAATAAAAAATGGTCATCCGAAGAAATTAGCTCACTTTCGAGATCAAGCTATGATCCCTCGAACGTCCAAAAAGACCTTCAAAAGGCATATACTAAGAAGTCATCGCAAAAATACTACCATTCTTAAAGAAGAAAGTAGTTGAAGATAAAGAAGCCTGAATCTAAACAAGTCAAGAATATTCCCTAAGCCTGACCAGTATAAAGCAAAATCAGACTTGGGAatggggggcaactgatgagtccagaaaaatcattaaggtcATCCATTAATATGGACAACCTTGCATCGTTAGTAGACCATCAAAGATAACTGCTCAACACATTCAATAACGACCATTAAAGGTCTTAAACTCTCATCAAGACAAAAAACGTTACAATCAAGGTAATAATCACCCTAATTTATGTACAACAACTACCTAAAtcacctataaaagggacaatTGGTCTCACTAGCAAGGTATGTCAAGAAACCACTACAAAATGCTATTTATAGTAGAAAAGATATGGGCTGATACttacttaagcatcggaggctcCCCCACTGGGCACAATTCAGTGGTCTCTTCGATCAATTCTCTTTATCTTGCAGGTCCCACAAGATCGTCTAAAGCTCCGGATTGGATGAGTGATCCAACTGACGATTTTGGCATTATCacaatttattttgctaaaaactaaaaatactgtagcaaaataatttttaaatgtatgaaaaattactgttcacttaGTGCACCAGGtgctagttaaaaaaaaaaaaaaaaaaaaaaaaaaaaaaagctgaaaacgCGCAAGAGGGTGAACGTGGACGCTGTATCCAAACCAGGCTCTACTCATCCTATCTCTCTCTTCACTCTTCCAAACTTAAACAATCCAACTCTAACGCAACCAACAACTATTCTCATATCAAATTAACGCAACCCACAACATAGTATTTTGTGTCTTATTGAGTTTGTTAGCATTAGCAAAAACAGGTCAAAAGAAAACTACATTTGATAAGTGGAAAATCCTATTCAAACTATGTTTATTTATTAGGAAGTGTTTTATCCTgaaattttatagaaaacaaTTATGTCTCATACCGTGTGAAACAAAGGAAGCCAAGAGGCAATGTGAaattattgaaatgaagccaagagctacgtggacgtaggcaagtatttatttttatcactcaCTTGgtattgattaaaatttaaaaattataaatgaaaattggATTGTTTGAAGATGAACATCAATAGGGAGGGCAACTAATTTTGATACTATCTAGTTtatcaaaaacttaaattttacaaattattgcaGCATTAGAATaacaagccttttttttttttttcaaaattttagttggaAAACCAATTTCATacttggattttcaatttatattgaTTGTATTAGTTGGTTTACACAATatacattttataaatattttaaattatacaagaagtgtaataattttttggcaccaaaaattagaaaatgttTCATTAGCTCATTTTTAAGATCACtactaaaaataagaaaataaaataatttttgaaaaacaactaGAAAGATGTTGAAACAAATAGAGCATAATACTAGATTCACAATACACTTATCAGACACATGATTTAAAAGTAAAACCCAccattttaacatttaaaaagcaaaaaacaattttttaaattagagtAATGTtacgtataaaaaaaaaattttggacaaTATTTTCACACATGAGCCAACCAATAACCTATTGAGACCACTTTTACTGGCCAAAATGGACATTTGTCCCTTTTGTCAAAACTTTTCAGCAAAATGCTCATGTTTTGAAATTATCCAATAAAATGCCCATgttttaaactcaattttctaaaattcgagttttaataaaaaactcGTTATTTAGAAAATCGAATTATAtgaaatcaaactaaaaaaaaacgtggaacttgagttccatttaaaattttttatattactcgatttttattaaattgtttttttttattaaaactcaattttttaaaaattaaatttcaaaataagagtattttattaaataatttcaaaataggGATATTTTATTACATCTTTTAAGAGAAAGGAGCCAATTACCAATTTGGCACACTTTTGCCTCTCACAATCCACAAACAATACCGCCACCCGCAAGtgtcaaatattttatatttaaactcTATCTTTAGCCTTCAATTTGTTGTCCTTCTTCCCGGCAAACGGAAACAAAACCCTCTTCAGTCTGTGCATTTTGTACCAAGACTTCATTTGGCTGAGGCTGACAAAGAAACAATGTCAGACTATTTACCAAATGTTATTATCTTCGATATCCTCTCACGGCTGCCGGTGAAGTCTCTCATCAGATTCAGGTGCGTTTCTAAGTCCTGGTTCTCTTTAATTTCCAGCCATGACTTCAACACAGAGCACCACAATCGGACTCTCTCAAACACCACCAAAGACTCACCCTACCTTCTCTTTAGTCATTACGATCTAAAAATGAAGAAAGTGCGCTTCGCTTTGCTCTCTTCTGATGACCCATTCCCTCGTAAACATTTTTCCAAACACATAGACTACAAGCTGAAGCTGGGTGTCAGCGATGGCGGCCCAATCCCAGACCCTCCCAATCGGCGTATTCTTATGAAACAAGCGGAAAAGAGAGGGTTTTTCGCATACCCATCAGATTTTGTAGAGTTACCTTCCCCATACCAGAGCCCTATGAACAGATTGTTCGTAGCTGGTTCATGTAATGGCCTGGTTTGTCTGGCGGATGTTGCTCCCAGTGGCGACCATGTCGTTTTACTAATTCTCTGGAACCCTTCTATTCGTAAAGCCATATCCCTTCCTCCAAGCCCTGTTGTTAATGTCCCAGTTTTTTATAAGGCTGTGGACCATCTGGGGTTTGGCTATGACCCCATAACTGATGATTACAAATTAGTGAGACTTGTGTACCTTCAAGGTGGCTTTAGTCATAATGAATATGAAAGAGATCCACCCACAGTTCAAATTTATACGCTTCGCACTGGTGCGTGGCGCACCATTCCCGGCCGTGGTTCTCGGTTTATAATTGTAGAGAAGTTCTCTTTGGGGTTTGTGAATGGATCAGTCCACTGGTTTGCGGAGGACGATAATGACagtgacgatgatgatgatgacgatgatgtaGATGGTATGGTACGCAATATGATCATCTCATTTGACATAAAGGATGAGGTTTTTCATGAAATGGCTGTGCCTAAGTGTCTTGAAGGAAGGTTTGAATTGAAGATGAAGGTCGCGGTGCTTGGTGGGTTGCTTGCACTTGTCCCCTGTAACTCTGATCCAGATATTTCAGTCCTCTGTTACTCAGTTTGGGTGATGAAAGAGTATGGAGTAGTGGAATCTTGGACCAAACTATATGATATTAAGGTTGGCGAAGACTTAGAGAGTGTGGTAGGTTTTACAAAGAATGGTGAAGTTCTAGTGAGTATGGCTGCAAAGTTGCTGTCTTTCAATCCCAGTAGCCAACGAACTTTGAATGTACACATTCATTCTGAATATGTGTCATTTTATTTGGATACTTACATGGAGAGCCTTGTCCTATTGAATGTGGAAGATGGTGTTCTGCGAAAGCAGGCAAATTCACCGAGTACTAGTAAGGGAAGAGGTGAACATGAAGAAAAACGCAAGATAAGGTATGCTAATTTTGCTTTGTTGTATTAGGAGTAACACAATATTGAGTTTTCCACAAGTTTTTGTTCTGGTCTTAGGCTATGTTTTTGAGACTGATGGGCTTATTGATAATCAACATAGAACTCATATGGAATCATAATTGAGCcgattataatttttgttgataattgaGTCGATTACTGTGATAACCTTGCATCTTATAAGATTAAAACAACAAATTATGAAGGGCCTAACAGTGTCTTCATCTTCATTTCCTCAATGAGTATCTCTTTTCTATTGTTAACATTGGCATATGCTGTCTCTTAAATGGGTTTACTTTCTTTCCAGGTTGGGGTCAGTTTTAAGTAAGCAGGAAAAGGTAAGCTATCAACACAAgttatgtaattatttttaatagttgGTTACATCTTTGTTTATCATTGACAGATGTTGTcctttttattgtatttttgcCTTCGCCCATTGGGGTGAAGGCAACTCCACTCTTGTTATGTTTTCACACTATTGAAGCCTTTGTGTTGGATTTTCCCTAAAACTTGATTAAAGAGTATGTAAGGCTATGTTTGGTTTActaatttccatcactcaattcccAAATTTTGTAGGCCCGTGCCACCTCAAGTTTGcttgtttggtttagtttttgttcTCAATTCCCATAACTTATTactcaaaaaattgagttaaaatcATGGAAACTAAGAGCACATTTCGTGAGTTTTCGGGTTATAAGAAGTAAGAACTAAGTTACAGTGGCAAACTTGTAAACAAAATCAAACCGCTGGGACACACACTCATGACTTGCCTCTATCAAGTTAGACCACACTTAGGAGCCCCAATGACTCTTTTGGTGTTGCTGAAAACTTAGTGAAGTCTCATTACTCCAAGCATACACACTCTACTCACCTCAGAGGACTTTCGCCTTGCTCATCGCACACACAAATTAGAAATCTCATCTCTCTCTGGGTCTTGCATCCAAAGAAGGGCTCCTCCCTTCGATCTCTCAGTCTATCGGTCTCGTGGTCTTCCCTATCAAGCTCTCTTTGATCTCTtggtctctcatctctctcagcTGCAGTGTTTTCGGACATCTGAGTTTAGGTGAacacaaatctctctctctctcgcgcgctctctctccctctaattTCTTACTCGCCCTCAATTTCTGAAATCGGAGATCTGTTGCTTTATCTAATTTCTTGattcttattttgataatttcttTTTGGGGTTTCTTTCTGTTTGCTCCTTGTGCTTTAACTTTAAGGCTCTTTAAAAGTTCTTTATTTGAAGTTTATGCTTTTAGTTTTCATTATGTTTTTCCCCATGTGATCAACTACtggtttgtttaattttttccttttcttttggttctctccttttctttgtAACACCATATGAGGGAAGCAATAGGTAGCTGTATGTTGGAGTGCCTGAAAtgtttttatgttgtttatgAGCTGCAAGATAATACCAAGCTTACTTTAATTAAGCCATGTAGTTGAAAGGGGGAAGGGAAGATGGCCATATAGTTGTATGAGGccaattattgttgtttttgttttttgataaccAATTATTGTTGTATTTCTTGATGTCCTACCCTTCTAAGAATCAAAATAGACTAATACCTCAGCACTTCTTTCAGCTGTATCTTACACTTGGCTTATTAATGATCAGAAAAATGGATTTTAACAAAAGCATCTGGTTAATCTATTGGTTTAATgaataatcctttttttttttttttccacttttcttgttctttattttttgtctattgATAACACTtactaattctcaaaaaaagggCATGCCCACGTACTTAGGGATTCttaatttgtgtgtttttgtcaTAGAGAATGAGCTTGTAGAGATTAAAAGAAGAACTGAAATAACAATTCACAGAGAATTATAGTGAAAGAGGAACTGGTAATTgatagagaaaagaagaaagcaaaacaaGAGAAGTTgggcaaaaataaaatactaactTTGAATAAGGGACCTGATGTATTATTTACAAGAACACATAGAAGGCATGTATAAGGTTGTTAGCAATAAGCAATAAGCATGCAACACATGATTTGGAAAAGGACCATTGACAATGAAGTCCtgttaaaatttgattaaaactTTAGTCTTTTTTAGTCATACATGGTGAGTGGTTAACTAATTGTGTGCTTCATGTCATTTACAGCTTTGGTATAGTTTTACAATGTTCAATATACTTCTTGAAATACAGGTACTTTTAAGAAATATTGTCATAGCTATTTACAACTTTTATCGTCaggtaaaatccaaaaaaaagggACTTTCATTGTAGGGTGGTACTATCTTCCAAAAGCTGATTTCCTCTGTTTTAAGCTTTGTTAATGTacttaccaaataaaaatttgtcaaaatttcatAACTTTCTTTTGACTTAAAAGAATAGAGGAATTCCATACTAGAACTACCCCTTACCAACTATGAAAGGAGGGGTTTTGTAACAACTAAACAAAATTGTTTGATTAATGGTTATTTCATATGACAAAATGCTGTAAAAGGAATTGTGGTCCATGATTTACTCTTCCACTAAAATAATATCACCAATccttatatttatattgatgcAATCTCAGCCATATAATGTTAAATAGATTTTTATGATCTTATGTGAATACAAATGACCATTATAGTTAAATGTGGAGAACATCATAAGATCCAAATCAAGAATTGTCCTTTTTGTTTTGTCCATACAATTGATAGGGATCCttaatttgtgtgtttttgtccAGCTCCTTTTTTCCCATTCTGTGAAGTTCCATTATTTATTTCTTCCTTCTTGTTGCTTGCATGGAGCTTGTATTTTAATGGAATTATCAGGGTTAATGATGGCTTTGATGGCTATGCCCTCTTTTAGTTTTTCCTCTTTGTGATCAATCTAGGATTTTGCCACACACGAACTTTACGTGGTTTTGAGTTTCAATAAGTTTTAATGCCACAACAAATTTCACTGTAATTGGCttatcatttaaataaatttgtgatgtttataatttttactgcactatttttttccctattagttgatttaagaataattacaaaatgaaaagggaaaagGTTTATCATCTCTTTTACTGCTATGTATAAGTCtgtttggtagttttttttttcctcaaaggATTACAGAGACCACAATTTAATGTTTGTATTCCTTGTGTATACATATAGCATTATATACATTAATTGTCTTCTTTAGAGTAGAGAGTATCGTCTCTGGATTGTGCAGCATCATTTTAAGTACTTGGATTTCTAGAGAGAAATCAAATGCACATGGTTATGTTGTCATT of Quercus lobata isolate SW786 chromosome 8, ValleyOak3.0 Primary Assembly, whole genome shotgun sequence contains these proteins:
- the LOC115957427 gene encoding F-box/kelch-repeat protein At3g06240-like; its protein translation is MSDYLPNVIIFDILSRLPVKSLIRFRCVSKSWFSLISSHDFNTEHHNRTLSNTTKDSPYLLFSHYDLKMKKVRFALLSSDDPFPRKHFSKHIDYKLKLGVSDGGPIPDPPNRRILMKQAEKRGFFAYPSDFVELPSPYQSPMNRLFVAGSCNGLVCLADVAPSGDHVVLLILWNPSIRKAISLPPSPVVNVPVFYKAVDHLGFGYDPITDDYKLVRLVYLQGGFSHNEYERDPPTVQIYTLRTGAWRTIPGRGSRFIIVEKFSLGFVNGSVHWFAEDDNDSDDDDDDDDVDGMVRNMIISFDIKDEVFHEMAVPKCLEGRFELKMKVAVLGGLLALVPCNSDPDISVLCYSVWVMKEYGVVESWTKLYDIKVGEDLESVVGFTKNGEVLVSMAAKLLSFNPSSQRTLNVHIHSEYVSFYLDTYMESLVLLNVEDGVLRKQANSPSTSKGRGEHEEKRKIRLGSVLSKQEKGNPKASNLQKNGCSKVLQISSNTRAPNREEKRALDEESANNGVPIHLDSDGCYTPNMDSVPQTVNDTNIENQIQRAKKRPIQDTSGKGKKVAKKEDRISEVTIIKECTAMTTERFHARRGKASSSFEHFAQSVGGGDPYSLSKAIDVLNQYEYLDNYSYVKVTKVLQQKEDRLVFMGMPEHRRKAWMEEIVHPKD